A portion of the Uloborus diversus isolate 005 unplaced genomic scaffold, Udiv.v.3.1 scaffold_14, whole genome shotgun sequence genome contains these proteins:
- the LOC129232802 gene encoding gastrula zinc finger protein XlCGF49.1-like produces MSHQSEIHHAPKKMCEYCLKVFDYTSALKRHLKTHTGEKPFSCKVCSKEFSQLANLKVHSKTHTGEKPFTCDACSKEFSQLSSLRDHVKTHTGEKPFACEVCSKEFSRLSNLKTHLSTHTGEKPFSCEECSKKFSKLLHLKVHLRTHTGEKPFSCEVCFKVFSQIVRLKEHLRTHTGEKPFSCSVCTKAFNNLGRLKEHLRTHTGEKPFSCEVCFKKFSSLAHLKVHSRTHTGEKPFSCKVCSRKFSVKGSLKRHLTVHTAEKQCSLEVC; encoded by the coding sequence ATGTCACATCAATCTGAGATTCATCACGCACctaaaaaaatgtgtgaatacTGTTTAAAGGTATTTGATTACACTTCTGCTTTGAAGAGACATCTGAAAACTCACACTGGCGAAAAGCCTTTCTCCTGTAAAGTTTGTTCCAAGGAATTTTCTCAACTTGCAAATCTAAAAGTACACTCGAaaacccatactggagaaaagccattCACCTGTGACGCCTGTTCTAAGGAATTTTCTCAACTCTCAAGCCTGAGAGATCACGTGAaaacccatactggagaaaagccattTGCCTGTGAAGTTTGTTCCAAAGAATTTTCTCGACTATCAAACCTGAAAACGCACCTTAGCACCCATACAGGCGAAAAGCCATTTTCTTGTGAAGAGTGCtccaaaaaattttctaaacttcTCCATCTGAAAGTGCACttaagaacccatactggagaaaagccattttcctgtgaagtttgctttaaagtattttcgCAAATAGTTCGCTTGAAAGAAcacttgagaacccatactggggaAAAGCCATTTTCCTGCTCAGTGTGTACCAAGGCATTTAATAATCTAGGACGTCTGAAAGAGCATTTGAGAACCCATACCGGTGAGAAGCCATTTTCATGTGAAGtgtgttttaagaaattttcttcaCTTGCGCACCTGAAAGTTCACTCgagaacccatactggtgaaaagccgtTTTCCTGTAAAGTATGTTCAAGgaaattttctgtaaaaggaagccTGAAAAGGCACCTGACAGTTCATACGGCCGAAAAGCAATGTTCGCTTGAAGTTTGTTAG